In a genomic window of Bemisia tabaci chromosome 1, PGI_BMITA_v3:
- the LOC109037925 gene encoding arrestin domain-containing protein 2 isoform X2, with protein sequence MDDVTGEEMFFEYHYNILGGSGEVEISSGEHTYPFNASLPTTAPSSFEGENGFIRYKVRATLDRPWKFDEHAEGSFGVVTPLDLNFYEQAKAPVKKEENKYFCCLCCKSGPLTTVLSLPYTGFVSGGSLPFTIEVDNASNVEVTGVTVDLLKTITYKARGSQSAEISSNTSIVKVDFEAVGANNSKTWTHTLTVPQMPFHNLTTCSIIIINYVLKVVTVVSGAHLNLEMEVPMTFGSTPILAFPSAAASLEKGTPDISTIGFSVDPVAPSAPPSHIYPTISPE encoded by the exons GTGAGGTGGAGATTTCTAGTGGAGAGCATACTTATCCTTTCAATGCTTCGCTTCCTACCACAGCCCCTTCGTCATTTGAGGGTGAAAATGGGTTCATTCGATATAAAGTGAGAGCAACCCTTGATCGCCCTTGGAAATTTGATGAGCATGCCGAGGGCTCTTTTGGAGTTGTCACTCCTTTAGATCTGAACTTCTATGAACAAGCAAAA GCACCggtaaaaaaggaagaaaacaaatatttttgttgCTTATGCTGTAAATCTGGTCCCCTCACTACTGTGCTTTCTTTACCATACACAGGATTTGTCTCTGGTGGATCTCTTCCATTCACCATAGAAGTTGATAACGCTAGTAACGTTGAAGTAACAGGAGTTACAGTTGACTTGTTGAAg ACTATTACCTACAAAGCCAGAGGTTCCCAAAGTGCAGAGATTTCCAGCAACACGAGCATTGTTAAAGTTGACTTTGAAGCAGTGGGTGCTAATAACTCTAAGACATGGACGCACACTCTCACTGTTCCGCAGATGCCCTTCCACAATCTCACAACTTGTTCCATCATAATCATAAATTATGTCTTAAAA GTTGTGACAGTAGTTAGTGGAgcccatttaaatttggaaATGGAGGTGCCCATGACTTTTGGATCCACGCCGATTCTTGCTTTCCCCTCAGCTGCTGCTAGCCTGGAAAAAGGAACACCGGACATTTCAACCATTGGATTTTCTGTTGACCCAGTAGCTCCGTCCGCTCCTCCCAGCCATATCTATCCAACTATCA gTCCTGAATGA